The DNA region CCACAGGGAGAGGGAGACCGCTTCAGGCCTCACCCGGCTCCCTACGGGTGCAGGACTATCTTGCCGCTCTCGCCCGAGGCCATGAGCGCGAAGCCCCTGGCGTACTCCTCAAGGGGGAAGGTGTGGGTGATGGCGGGGGAGATGTCCAGCGTCCCCGAGGCGAGGAACTGCCTGGCCTTGTACCAGGTGGTGTACATGCGGCGGCCGACGATGCCGTAGATGCGGGCGTTCTTGAATATCACCCCGTCGTTCAGGTCCACCTTCACGTCGGAGTCGAACAGGCCCAACAGTGAGACCCGCCCCCCGAAGGCCAGGGCTTTGAGCCCCTGTGCCAGGGCGGTCGGCGCGCCGGAGAGCTCGAGGAGCACCTCGACGCCGACCCCGTCGGTCAGCTCGCGGATTTTCGGAACCGGATCGGCCTCGGCGGCGTTGAAAACGTGGTCCGCCCCGGCCTTTTTCGCCAGGTCGAGCCGGTATTGCGACACGTCGGTGGCGAAGATGGTGGTGGCCCCGGATGCGCGCGCCACGAGGACGGTCAGCACACCCAGCGGACCGCAACCCGTCACCAGCACCGTCTTGCCCGCCACGTCCTCGGCCAGGACGGTGTCCAGGGCGTTGCCCAGCGGTTCCTGGGCGGCGGCCTGGTCCGCCGGGATGGC from bacterium includes:
- the tdh gene encoding L-threonine 3-dehydrogenase gives rise to the protein MAETMKAVRKLEPGPGAELVEVDVPAPAEDEVLVKVAATSICGTDQHIYQWNEWAARRIKNLPQTLGHELAGEVVEIGSRVTTVRVGDYVSAETHIPCGHCWACKTDKQHICLNLKILGVDRDGCFAEYITVPEVVVWQNDRAIPADQAAAQEPLGNALDTVLAEDVAGKTVLVTGCGPLGVLTVLVARASGATTIFATDVSQYRLDLAKKAGADHVFNAAEADPVPKIRELTDGVGVEVLLELSGAPTALAQGLKALAFGGRVSLLGLFDSDVKVDLNDGVIFKNARIYGIVGRRMYTTWYKARQFLASGTLDISPAITHTFPLEEYARGFALMASGESGKIVLHP